The window CCTCCTCCACCGAGGGATGATAGGATATCGCCCACATCTACCTCAGGTACCCGGCTTCGGGCTACCACACTCACCGCATTGCCGACGCCGACCAGGGCGAAAAAGATGGGGATATTTTCCATCTCCACATAGCGATGGACGATCAGGGCGAGTTCATCGATGTACTCTTCGGAAGAAAAAAGCGATATCACCACCCGATGCCCCTTTATCATATGTTGTTCCGAGGAGGAGATCATCTGGTTTAAAAGGGTGAACTGCTCCGAGGTGAGCTCCCGATGGAGGAAACGGGAGACGATGTCGAGGTCTGCTCCCGAGCGCAGGAGATGGGCAACCGCCATCAAGTCCTTCTCCCTGGTGGTGGGGAAGCTGAGAAAACCGGTATCCTCGTAGATGCCAAGTGCCATCACCGTCGCCTCAAGGGGATCGAGGGAAATCCCCTTCTCCTTGAAGAGGTGAACGAAGATAGTGGTGGTAGCCCCTACCTCCTCGATGTGCTCCTCATCCCCATCGATATCCCCCTCCTTTGGCGGATGGTGGTCGTAAACGACCACTCGAACACGGGGGCGAGAAAGAAGCTGAGCCAGCTCCCCGATGCGTGAAGCCTGTCTGATATCGACCACGATGAGCTTCTCCACCTTCGATAGATCGACCTCGGAAAGGGGAAGCTCCTGAAAGGGAAAGAAACCGCTCTCTAAAAACCGAGAAAGCCCCGGCTCTTTCCCCCCGGGAAAGACAAGCTCCGCCTGAGGAAAAAGCTTCTTCGCCGCCACCATCGAGGCGAAGGCGTCGAAATCGGCGTTTAGGTGAGTGGTTATTATCTCCATCGCTAAAACACCCAGGACACCCCGATCATAAGGTAGTTCACCTTTCCATAACCCTCATCATCTCGCAGTTTCCTGAGTGATAAGGTCCAGCTATCATCTATCAGAAAACCGATCTCGAAATCATCGAGTCTGATCCCCGAAACATACTCCCCATAATAACGAACAAAGGGGGAAAGGCGACCATCAATAGGATATGTATAACGGATCCCGTACTTGAAGTTCGCTCCTCCTTCGGAAACGAAAGTGGAGTCGACCACTCGCCCCAGGGCGAAGAAGAAATCGAGGGAGCCCAAACGAAGATCGGGAAGGATAAACCCACCCTTTCCCCTCATCCTTCCCCAATTGGGGGTGAGAACGACAAATTCAGCGAAGTTTATGCTCGATCTCGGATTGGTGATCTCCCTTTTTATCAGATGATTAGAACGATGATAGAAGGAAAAACCAAAGCCTATCTCATCCCGGTAATAGAGATAGGCTCCGCCTGATATGAAATAAAAGGCGTTATTATAAGGGTCGGTGAGGATGGTTCCACCTCCCTCTACCCCCGTTCGCAAGGAGAAACGATCCCCGACATCTAAAAGCCTCCATTCGCCACCGAGCCTTGTCTCGATGAAAGCACCCCCAGGAGCAAGGGCGGAGATACCAAGCCGGCCCTTAACGATCGTATGAGGAGGAGCGAGGGGAGGAGCGGATCTTCCCTCCTCGAAACTCACCCCGAAGATAACACCGCGAGCCACCAGCCCTAAGGGGTGTTTGTTATCGATGAAGCCAAAGTAGAAGCTGGTTACCCTCTCCCCTTTGGAGAAAAGGTTTAACCTCAACCTTCCTTCCTTATCAGCGTCAAAGCGGGAGGAAAAAAGCGCAGAGAGGGAGAACTCCACCCCAAGATTGGAATATGGAGAGAGCTTGAGGAAATTGTAGCGGAAGGAGGCATCGAACTCTCCCCTTCCCCAGAGCTCACTGCTTCTCGCCACCACCAACCCCAAACTGCACCTGAAATCGAGACCGAGATCGGGCGAGATCAAGCGAAAGCCCGGCGTCTCCACCCCAGCGGAGACGATATCCATCCTGTCAAGCCGCATAAGGTCAACCCTGACCAGGTGGTAGTGGCGGTAGTCCAGGTTCAAAAGAAGGGAAGGGTTAAGGAGGTGCTTCCAGCCAGCAGTAAGCTTGAACTCCGCATGGTCGATATCAAAGACGGAACTTCCCTCCCTCTTCTTAAGCGGTACCGAATGGCGGTAATCGAGGAAGAGGAGGTCCTTCCCTTTGATGTAAACGGGAACGAAGTAATTGAACGCCCCCAAGTAATTGAACCGGGAGGAGTTGGAAAAGAATATCTCCCCTTTAGCACTTCCCTTGCCCAGATATTTCTTTATGATCTCATCCTCATCATCTGAGAAAAGAAGCGAAGAAAAAAGTAGCAAAAGTAGAAAAAGGAGAAACTTCTTCCTCATCGCTTTCTTCCTCCTAAGGGTTATGCCCGTGGATGGTACCTTTCATAAACCTCACGCAACCGTTCCTTCAGCACCCGAGTGTATATCTCCGTGGTGACCAAGTTTCGATGGCCAAGCATCATCTGGATCGAACGAAGGTCTGCCCCCCGAGCAAGAAGATGGGTGGCAAAGGAGTGGCGAAGGAGATGGGGTTTTACCTTGCGTTTCAAACCCTTCTTCTGTCCATAGGAGGCAACGATCTGCCAGAAACGCACCCGGGTGAGTGCTCCTCCTTTCCTCGAGATGAAGAGGTAATCCGAAGGCTCATCCTCCCTTATCTTCTCCCTCCCCTTACTCAGGTAGCGCCTAAGGTAATAGGCTGCTTTTTCCCCGAAGGGAACCATTCGCTCCTTATCCCCCTTTCCCACCACCCGAAGAAACCTCTTCTTTAGATCGACATCCCCCACCTTGAGGGCTACCAGCTCCGAAGCCCTAAGCCCGGTGGCATAAAGGAGCTCGAGCATAGCCTTATCCCTTAAGCCAAGGGGGGTCTTTACATTG is drawn from Acidobacteriota bacterium and contains these coding sequences:
- the xerD gene encoding site-specific tyrosine recombinase XerD gives rise to the protein MDRKLLSRFFSHLLIERGLSPKTVESYERDLKKLSSFLKARGKGLTDAKGEDIAGFIIHLRENGLDARTIARALSASRTFYRYLIREELISSDPTADIGTPRFWMRLPEVLTPEEVEELLSAPNVKTPLGLRDKAMLELLYATGLRASELVALKVGDVDLKKRFLRVVGKGDKERMVPFGEKAAYYLRRYLSKGREKIREDEPSDYLFISRKGGALTRVRFWQIVASYGQKKGLKRKVKPHLLRHSFATHLLARGADLRSIQMMLGHRNLVTTEIYTRVLKERLREVYERYHPRA